The Pleurodeles waltl isolate 20211129_DDA chromosome 7, aPleWal1.hap1.20221129, whole genome shotgun sequence genome contains the following window.
AATTAAAATCATAAATATTGTAACTTTTCATGAAGTGTTAAGCTTTGCATCAGTGGAGGCAACTTGGTAACTCACCATAACAAGAAGTCCATGGTCACGAGGGGCAAGTAACTCCAACAAGAAATCGGCACATTTGTTATCGACATTAGTGGTATGAAATCAGCTACTGCACAATGGCACTAGAAGGGCCATGTACAAAAACAAAACCCTCCCACTCATTCCCTCAGGAGAACTGTGGGGTACAGACTAAACAGGAGGGTAGCTCAGTGACAATACATCTACCCAGCTCAACAGACAAGGGGGAACCTAAGAGCGAGTTGCCATGTAAGATGAGCATCGAGCTGGAATGAATAGGGGAAAGAAGGGTGCTTAGGGTCGACGGCAGCCTTCGTCAGGACACCCAGTGAAACAGTAAACATTGCACAATAAAGGGCATGTTTGCTTCTGTATGAAATCTGCCTGGTAAATAGCCTCTAACTGCACGTGCAGGCCACTTAATTTACACTGGCATCGGAGCACTTCTCCAAACAGTGAATAATGCTTATTTTCCATTGTTTTAAAGCCTACTGGATCATTCGTCCAGACTTGAACACAGTTATGTCTAGCAGGCAGCATGTTGCAATCTTCAGCAGAAAGCACAGTAAGTGACCTAGATTTCATACATAGGTGTGGCGCACTCTGAAGTCAATACTGTGAGTTATTTGGGAAATACAAACAAGTCAACTTGCTTGGAATTAAATACATGTTTTAAGGTTCATGCCTTAGAGAGCAAAGCTATGCTAGAGAAGAAGGGTTTAGGGATGATGGATTACACATCAGGCTCTTGCAGATTCAGCCCTTAGATCAGTCCATCGGATTGCTCGGGCCTTAGTGTGCCGAGAGATCCTACAGGATGAAGCTTTAAAAAGCAGAGCATCTCAAGATCCATTGTTTATAGGGTCAAAACCTAGACATAGGGACACATGACGGGTGCTGCACACTCATTGCAGCTTCATATCCTCGCCAGTTGAGATATCTTCCCTGTTCAATGTCTTACTGGTACAAATACTCTCTTGCCTGTTAGGTGCCATGGACATCATTAAGTTCCAATGCCATATCTGATGTCCCCTAAGCAGCACATGCAGGGCTCAAATAGGGAGAACACCTTTTCTGTCTGGTTAGAACTTCTCCACTGCTCTTTAGGTCACTTACACTGTAAGAAATATGCAACACTTTGGGCTTTTCCTTGGTCAGTGTGGTCGGATTCCCATCACGAGTCTCTTACTAACTGTAGATAACATATATAAACGTAAGCAACTATCGCCCACTACTCCCCCCACATGCTTAAGTGCAGGTACAAGCACTTCCATACGAGCCCCTTCATGGTGATCACACACAGCACGAAAACACTTCCTACACAGCTCACAGGCCACACTGCTCCATGTTACACAACTGCCAAAGTGACATGCAACCTATCTACCGAAATGACAGTTCGTGCCTGGCTAGGGCTATGAGGCGCTATACAAATGCAAATACCACGCAACAAGGGGACCGGCAAAGAAAGGATGCACAGGGGCATATTTCTTTCAAACTTTATTTCAATTGCCACCAGTGGTTTCgttaaaaaaggaaaatgaggaAAGTAGTCACgtctggaaaaagaaatatcaccgAAGTTGTTCTGGGATCCTTGCTGCAAAGTACACAGGAACATGGAGTCGGTACAGCAGCCTCCAGGATGAGGCAGTCTCTAGTGCCGACTGAGGAGCCCTGGCCTCCAAATCAGCCAGAAAAAAAGTGCACAACACAGGAGAGGTTCCCGACTGTGCTGGTACATGTTCATTGGAGAGTGGGCTCAAGAGGTCCAAAGGAGAAGAGCGGCTGGTGAAAGTGGCCTCATTCAAGTgggaggagctggggggggggcCATGTTCTAATCAGACATCAAGGAATGCCCAGCGGTATGGTGAAAGACAGGTAATCTCCAGTCTCCCCCCAGTCAGCACGGTGCAGCTGGTAAACTGTGATCCAGGAAGTCAAAATCACGACCCAGAAGAAGAGGCCTATGGCCGAGCGCTGCACATCTgggaaagcaaaaacaaaagaagaatatAAATGTGTTGTACAGTTTACAAGTTTCCATCCAGGCTGTACGTGAAGCTCCAACCCCGTCACTGCTTTAAAAGCGCCTCGTTTCCTTCATACACTTCAGATAGTGGCTTCTGGTCTCGCTTTACACAACAGTGCACAACAGGAATACCGTGTAAAGTTTCATTGCTAAAGACACCGCGAATTTGCATGGGGAAAGAAAACCATCCCCTCAATGCATGTGTCAAACAGAAATGTGTAGCTTGCATACTTCAAAATAATACATTTCTTCTGACTCTGTGTTGGTACATTTAAAACACACTTCTTTTTACGCATTTGCAAAAGAGACAACTTGGGTTTTCGTTCTGCATTTATTCTCTACTTATAAAAAGCTGTGATTACagtgccccacccctaaaatcttgCCTAGAGCTATGACTTCAGCGGTAGTTTCAGATGTCAAATTGCCAATCTGGTTATTTAACCTCACAAAAGAACCTGGGAGGAAACCCTGTTAACACATACAGCGTAAAATCAGCGCACACAACAAAGCAGACACAATCTTCAGACCACTAAAAAATGAAAACTTCGACAACCAAAGCTGTCAAGAGAGCACACAATAAGAATCCCAAATGGCATCTTGTAAGTAGAGAGAAAGGACTTTGTCAGGGACTCCACAGAGAATgagcaataaaaaaataataataacatgaataaaaaaaaaaacacgtgcacTAGTTGAGAACACGCCCCCTGCAAAATCTACATGGATCATTGGAATATTCCTCCTTCCTCTTGCAGCCTCAAGAGCCATCCAAAGAACCAGAGCATCAGGGCCCTGCCTGTAACTCAGGGCCTTCCTAATCCGCTATGGTTCCAGACTTGCGGCTTCATTTGTATTATCGTGGTAATAACAGGTACAAAACCCTTCTGGTTCAAATGTGGTTTGCTCATGATGTCAGGTCTGTTTTTTGCACAATCATTACTTTTGTGGTAGTCAAGATGGAAACATGTGTGAACATTTTTAGCCACAGCTTTTGCACACAGTATTATTGGGTTTTATCTGTTCAATTTCCTCTGTAAATGCCATAGAGGAAAATGCTAGAGCAAAAATCTGCAGTGAGTGCTAGGTGTACAAATAACGTAATCAGCAAAGTGGTACCATTTTTGCACCCAATGTTACACTTTTAGTCCAACTAAATTATTTCTCCTTCCTTCCAGCAGACTATTACTCTCCCTCTCTGCCTTCATTTGTGCCTTTCCTCCACCTGATTGCATCTGTCTTGTCCTTAGGGCTCCGACGCAGTGGCCTGTCACACAGTGTAAGATATATGAATCATGAAAAAGTATTATAATGAACAAATATTTTCATCGAAATAAAGGTGCCTCAAGTCTTCATTACGTTTTATTGTTTAATTTCATACCCTTGAAACTAGAGTggatacatattaaaaaaaaaaatattatatatatatatatatatatatatatatattttttttttttttcactgaaaaaaacaaaaggttgcagggacgttatagttaggaaatagaattttaaaaaacatagaaattcacttaaaaaaacaaaaaagttacagggacgttatagttaggctcacattttaaatgtacaaaaccatagaaattcacctgttatggttagagttatctcaagtaactataacttgtgccctaaggtaattataacttgcgcccctgccacgCACAGTTTTTCAGTCAGAAAttgtactacaaatattacattgatattatcaatgatatcatcaaagatgtcatgagtgccataatttgtgtggtaatttacTGTGTATGGCGATAGCGCCCTGCATACATTCAACTAGGGTGACTAGATTTTTAGAAACTAAAACAGGGAACGTTTCCGACACAAAACTTGGGGTAAACGTTAGCATCAACCATTGACACTGTAGGACTACAATGCACTCACCCACACAGGACTACACATTCCACAAATCTAGTCTGACTGTATTGCTGCACTTGCCGCTCTAGGAGTACAGTCCAAGAGAAAAGAGTGCCTGGGGGGTACTGGTTACCACTACAAATGTGAGCAGTGACCCTTACAGTAGTGAGTCCAGTTACCCTTACAGATGTGTCAGCAGTGTCCCCCACAGCAGAGGCAGTAGATGACTGTGCTATTCAGCACAGCACCTCCACAGCCGCATGGAGAATTCCTGCAGCGCCCTTTGTTCTCTCGCAGACCTCTCTTTTTCCATAAGGGGGCAGTATTGCAGCTCCTCGATCATTATGACAGGCTGCTGGTGATTACTAAGGGTCAGGCTGTTGGAAGGAACCGTGCCTAACACCATAGGAGGATAAAACCGACCAATGAACTGCATGATCTACCGCACAACTGCACCCCTCAGTCACCCGCAATAGACAAGAACGTAGTTGGTGGCTTCACATACTTACAGCCCTTTATCTGTGGCTGCTCTGTAAACACGGGCTTCAGGAAAGCATCCTTGAAAAACCAGAATACGTTCACCAGCCAgagaaaaggcagcagtgcaaagccTCCTGTTAATGAGAAACAAATGACATGAGAAGGAATTTACGAAGAAAGGTCAGAGCAGAGATGCCCCTTGCACCTCTACAATGCTGGAGGATGCTTTTGACTAGTCCACTAGGCCCTAGTTccggctagactcacacctgctctgcaccaggataccctcccgggtgacaGTGCACTCTACACTTCTGCATAACATAGAAACAAACCCCAGTACCCTAGAGAGATGTTACGGATTTTCTGCTCCCAAATGTAGTGCCCTTCGTATTCTGTGTACTGAATATCCCACTGTACCCCAGCACTGTGTTAGAAGGTGCCAAACTGTAAGACTTGTCATCTTATCTCAGTGCCCATCAGCAGGATGCCAGATGTGCTGCACAGGAGGATTTGAGTTTCACACTTTGGAGAGGCTGTAGTCTGTATTGTGATGTTGGATGTGCTGTATGTGCCATACTTAATTCTCTTGGCTTGCTCCCAAGCCAAATTAAAGTGAGTGCTCACTGGTTTTCGCATCTGTCTCCTCTTCACCATCACGCCTAGACCTCTGCTCTGTCCTCCATTTCAATCCTGGCTCTCCTTTACAAGCTCCTGCCCGACTCATGATTCCTAGTCCTTATTCTACAAAGCCTATGCATGTTTCAAGCTGCCCCAATCTCTCAGAAAGACTGATTCAGCCACTGCCACAGTACACTCTCCTGGTCCATCAAGTTGCACACTACTTGTGATGCCAGAGGGGATAGCTTCAACCCTTCTACTTCTGTTGAGTGGAGACCCTCACCTGGATTTCAACATGGCCCCTGTGCCAAAGCTCTCAAGGACTTACCTAAATAGTACTTCCTGCACAAGTTCAGCTTCTCTTCGTTGGGCACT
Protein-coding sequences here:
- the PSENEN gene encoding gamma-secretase subunit PEN-2 is translated as MNLERVPNEEKLNLCRKYYLGGFALLPFLWLVNVFWFFKDAFLKPVFTEQPQIKGYVQRSAIGLFFWVVILTSWITVYQLHRADWGETGDYLSFTIPLGIP